In bacterium, the following proteins share a genomic window:
- a CDS encoding UTP--glucose-1-phosphate uridylyltransferase, with protein sequence MATVVKKAVIPAGGLGTRFLPVTKSVPKELLPIGTKPTLLMVLEEAVASGIEQVVMIISPQKTHLMDFFDPDTSYVRELAARGKTPLLEMLTELLKNVEIVPIQQLKPRGLGDAVLCASDVVQDEPFVVILPDVLIESKKPCCRQLIEAFEKTGCSISATEHTPRDQIHLYGIYDISRSEGRIHWAKGVVEKPSAEEAPSDLSVVGRYVFSPEVFELLKKTKPGRNGEIQLADAMNDLARIGKMAAYEYEGRQFDTGDPLGFLKANIYYSWSSAPEELTAFMAEMIRK encoded by the coding sequence ATGGCGACCGTGGTGAAAAAAGCGGTGATACCTGCCGGCGGGCTGGGCACGCGTTTCCTGCCTGTCACGAAGTCCGTGCCGAAGGAGCTCCTGCCCATCGGCACCAAGCCCACCCTGCTCATGGTGCTCGAAGAGGCGGTGGCCTCCGGCATCGAGCAGGTGGTGATGATCATCTCCCCGCAGAAAACCCACCTCATGGACTTCTTCGACCCGGACACCTCGTACGTGCGGGAGCTCGCCGCGCGCGGCAAGACGCCGCTGCTCGAGATGCTGACCGAGCTCTTGAAAAACGTGGAGATCGTTCCGATCCAGCAGCTCAAGCCCAGGGGCCTTGGGGATGCGGTGCTCTGCGCCAGCGACGTGGTTCAGGACGAGCCGTTCGTGGTGATATTGCCGGACGTGCTCATCGAAAGCAAAAAACCCTGCTGCCGCCAGCTCATCGAAGCGTTCGAGAAGACCGGCTGTTCGATCTCCGCGACCGAGCACACGCCCCGCGATCAGATCCACCTCTACGGCATATACGACATCTCCCGCTCCGAGGGCCGCATCCACTGGGCAAAGGGGGTGGTGGAGAAGCCCTCTGCGGAGGAGGCGCCCTCCGACCTGTCGGTGGTGGGCCGCTACGTCTTCTCGCCCGAGGTCTTCGAGCTCCTCAAGAAGACCAAGCCCGGCCGCAACGGCGAGATACAGCTCGCTGACGCGATGAACGACCTGGCGCGCATCGGAAAGATGGCGGCATACGAATACGAGGGCAGGCAATTCGACACGGGCGATCCGCTCGGCTTTCTCAAGGCCAACATATACTACAGCTGGAGCAGCGCTCCGGAGGAGCTCACGGCATTCATGGCGGAGATGATCCGCAAATAA